One stretch of Brachyhypopomus gauderio isolate BG-103 chromosome 8, BGAUD_0.2, whole genome shotgun sequence DNA includes these proteins:
- the bglapl gene encoding bone gamma-carboxyglutamate (gla) protein, like encodes MKTFTVLILFALLSACTPTGDYTVDSPDPEAVPAADPEANSNPASDSTASSSASDSSSASDSSSASDSSSASDSSSASDSSSTSDSSSASDSASDSDSASDSASSSSESNSASDEATAAPADHVMVKRSLATSMLKRHRRAGTPAADLTPVQLESLREVCEANLACEHMADTDGIIAAYTEYYGKIPF; translated from the exons ATGAAGACCTTCACTGTCCTCATCCTCTTTGCTTTGCTGTCTGCCTGCACCCCCACGGGAG aCTACACAGTGGACTCCCCTGACCCTGAAGCAGTCCCAGCAGCCGACCCTGAGGCCAATTCCAATCCAGCCTCTGACTCCACTGCCTCCTCCTCCGCATCTGACTCCTCCTCcgcctctgactcctcctctgcctctgactcctcctctgcgtctgactcctcctccgcgtctgactcctcctccacttctgactcctcctccgcCTCTGACTCCGCCTCAGATTCCGATTCCGCATCTGATTCTGCTTCTTCCTCCTCTGAGTCCAACTCTGCCAGTGATGAAG CTACAGCGGCTCCTGCAGATCATGTGATGGTGAAGAGGTCTCTAGCCACGTCTATGCTGAAGAGACACAGGAGAGCCGGCACGCCTGCTGCAGACCTGACCCCAGTCCAACTGGAGAG tttGAGAGAGGTATGTGAAGCCAACCTTGCCTGTGAGCACATGGCAGACACCGATGGCATCATAGCGGCCTACACCGAATACTACGGCAAAATCCCATTTTAA
- the LOC143522077 gene encoding target of Myb1 membrane trafficking protein isoform X2 gives MDFLIGSPLSSPVGQRIQRATSAALQAEDWGLNMEICDIINETDEGPKDAMKAIKKKIVGNKNFREVMLALTVLETCVKNCGHRFHIHVCSQEFVEGVLVRTVLPKNNPPMVLHDRILTLIQAWADAFRNIPSLAGVVNVYDDLKRRGLEFPMTDLDALSPIHTPSRSIPEDGTSAPSGPASAVCRTHTTNHTPTPTPQDPQTNGTHVPLSQEQKRKLRAELGLVKGNLTVMTEMLNQLKPGESSPSDMELLQQLYSVCKSMQQRVVELIPRLSEEELIEELLLLNDDLNNAFIRYERFERLGAAPRTATQQTGNLIDLSPVMPPANQTSFPPVSHQVADPPSKPRDNAEEDDEFDMFAQTRGSSLAEQRRSVRYEDPGAVESLAEALDNRLQVTGGMPAPQNAAMDDIEKWLSTETHDAEDDEEGVTSEAFDKFLAQRAKVADHLPSVQKPPSSSAPPSSSAPIPPPQPGQNRENSQDDLFSL, from the exons ATGGATTTCCTTATCGGGAGCCCGTTATCGTCTCCGGTCGGACAGCGTATCC AGAGAGCGACCAGCGCCGCCCTACAGGCTGAAGATTGGGGGTTAAACATGGAGATCTGTGATATCATCAACGAGACAGATGAAGG ACCCAAAGATGCAATGAAAGCCATTAAGAAGAAGATTGTTGGAAATAAGAACTTCAGAGAGGTCATGCTGGCACTGACT GTACTCGAGACGTGCGTGAAGAACTGCGGACATCGTTTCCACATCCATGTTTGCTCACAGGAATTTGTGGAGGGAGTTCTGGTCCGAACCGTCCTTCCAAAAAACAACCCGCCCATGGTCTTGCATGACCGAATCTTAACCCTCATTCAG GCATGGGCCGACGCCTTCCGGAACATTCCGTCGCTGGCCGGAGTGGTGAACGTGTACGACGACCTGAAACGGAGAGGGCTGGAGTTCCCCATGACTGACCTGGACGCGCTGTCACCCATCCACACCCCCAGCAGG AGTATTCCGGAAGACGGGACATCTGCCCCATCTGGTCCTGCGTCGGCTGTTTGCAGGACACACACTaccaaccacacacccacacccactcctcAGGACCCACAGACAAACGGAACACACGTTCCCCTCTCACAAGAACAG AAACGAAAGCTCAGAGCAGAGTTGGGCCTGGTTAAGGGAAACCTGACCGTGATGACGGAGATGCTGAACCAGTTGAAGCCAGGAGAGAGTTCACCTTCAGACATGGAGCTTCTGCAG CAGCTGTACTCCGTGTGTAAGAGCATGCAGCAGCGGGTGGTGGAGTTGATCCCCAGGCTCTCCGAGGAGGAGCTGATCGAGGAGCTGTTGCTGCTAAACGACGATCTCAACAACGCTTTCATCCGCTACGAGAG GTTTGAAAGACTTGGTGCTGCACCACGAACGGCCACGCAACAA ACAGGAAACCTCATAGACCTCAGTCCTGTGATGCCACCGGCCAATCAGACTTCATTTCCACCGGTCAGTCATCAAGTGGCTGACCCTCCATCCAAACCCAGGGACAATGCAG aggaagatgatgaaTTTGATATGTTTGCACAGACGAGAGGCAGCTCACTGGCTGAGCAGAGGAGGAG TGTGAGGTACGAGGACCCTGGTGCAgtagaaagcctggcagaagcCTTAGATAATCGTCTCCAGGTCACAGGAGGG ATGCCAGCACCACAAAATGCTGCTATGGATGACATTGAGAAATGGCTGTCCACAGAAACG CATGATGCTGAGGATGATGAAGAAGGGGTTACCAGTGAAG CATTCGACAAGTTTTTAGCTCAGAGAGCTAAAGTGGCGGATCACCTCCCCTCTGTCCAGAAACCCCCTTCCAGCTCCGCCCCCCCTTCCAGCTCCGCCCCCATTCCACCACCCCAGCCGGGACAGAACCGGGAGAACTCTCAGGATGACCTCTTCTCCCTCTAA
- the LOC143522077 gene encoding target of Myb1 membrane trafficking protein isoform X1 yields the protein MDFLIGSPLSSPVGQRIQRATSAALQAEDWGLNMEICDIINETDEGPKDAMKAIKKKIVGNKNFREVMLALTVLETCVKNCGHRFHIHVCSQEFVEGVLVRTVLPKNNPPMVLHDRILTLIQAWADAFRNIPSLAGVVNVYDDLKRRGLEFPMTDLDALSPIHTPSRSIPEDGTSAPSGPASAVCRTHTTNHTPTPTPQDPQTNGTHVPLSQEQKRKLRAELGLVKGNLTVMTEMLNQLKPGESSPSDMELLQQLYSVCKSMQQRVVELIPRLSEEELIEELLLLNDDLNNAFIRYERFERLGAAPRTATQQTGNLIDLSPVMPPANQTSFPPVSHQVADPPSKPRDNAEEDDEFDMFAQTRGSSLAEQRRSVRYEDPGAVESLAEALDNRLQVTGGDESAGWLRQSQWIYSEGLMPAPQNAAMDDIEKWLSTETHDAEDDEEGVTSEAFDKFLAQRAKVADHLPSVQKPPSSSAPPSSSAPIPPPQPGQNRENSQDDLFSL from the exons ATGGATTTCCTTATCGGGAGCCCGTTATCGTCTCCGGTCGGACAGCGTATCC AGAGAGCGACCAGCGCCGCCCTACAGGCTGAAGATTGGGGGTTAAACATGGAGATCTGTGATATCATCAACGAGACAGATGAAGG ACCCAAAGATGCAATGAAAGCCATTAAGAAGAAGATTGTTGGAAATAAGAACTTCAGAGAGGTCATGCTGGCACTGACT GTACTCGAGACGTGCGTGAAGAACTGCGGACATCGTTTCCACATCCATGTTTGCTCACAGGAATTTGTGGAGGGAGTTCTGGTCCGAACCGTCCTTCCAAAAAACAACCCGCCCATGGTCTTGCATGACCGAATCTTAACCCTCATTCAG GCATGGGCCGACGCCTTCCGGAACATTCCGTCGCTGGCCGGAGTGGTGAACGTGTACGACGACCTGAAACGGAGAGGGCTGGAGTTCCCCATGACTGACCTGGACGCGCTGTCACCCATCCACACCCCCAGCAGG AGTATTCCGGAAGACGGGACATCTGCCCCATCTGGTCCTGCGTCGGCTGTTTGCAGGACACACACTaccaaccacacacccacacccactcctcAGGACCCACAGACAAACGGAACACACGTTCCCCTCTCACAAGAACAG AAACGAAAGCTCAGAGCAGAGTTGGGCCTGGTTAAGGGAAACCTGACCGTGATGACGGAGATGCTGAACCAGTTGAAGCCAGGAGAGAGTTCACCTTCAGACATGGAGCTTCTGCAG CAGCTGTACTCCGTGTGTAAGAGCATGCAGCAGCGGGTGGTGGAGTTGATCCCCAGGCTCTCCGAGGAGGAGCTGATCGAGGAGCTGTTGCTGCTAAACGACGATCTCAACAACGCTTTCATCCGCTACGAGAG GTTTGAAAGACTTGGTGCTGCACCACGAACGGCCACGCAACAA ACAGGAAACCTCATAGACCTCAGTCCTGTGATGCCACCGGCCAATCAGACTTCATTTCCACCGGTCAGTCATCAAGTGGCTGACCCTCCATCCAAACCCAGGGACAATGCAG aggaagatgatgaaTTTGATATGTTTGCACAGACGAGAGGCAGCTCACTGGCTGAGCAGAGGAGGAG TGTGAGGTACGAGGACCCTGGTGCAgtagaaagcctggcagaagcCTTAGATAATCGTCTCCAGGTCACAGGAGGG GATGAATCTGCAGGTTGGCTGCGTCAGTCTCAGTGGATATACAGTGAGGGTCTG ATGCCAGCACCACAAAATGCTGCTATGGATGACATTGAGAAATGGCTGTCCACAGAAACG CATGATGCTGAGGATGATGAAGAAGGGGTTACCAGTGAAG CATTCGACAAGTTTTTAGCTCAGAGAGCTAAAGTGGCGGATCACCTCCCCTCTGTCCAGAAACCCCCTTCCAGCTCCGCCCCCCCTTCCAGCTCCGCCCCCATTCCACCACCCCAGCCGGGACAGAACCGGGAGAACTCTCAGGATGACCTCTTCTCCCTCTAA
- the LOC143522079 gene encoding noggin-2-like — MRYKTDCIESICISAPFFRLSCAACIKMNVCFSWHCTFLLLWTSVPVRVLSSGDGGPTKDALMNILDIEPQLSLLRNRDLITSAQGVRPYTLLLNKENYHYGPKPKHRRPARLFRLLGSSFDPFWMAIERPAEADTRLSAGGLLDQTSPGNHTSSFTNSTTSSSFNIAGSTELTASAARYRQKLEEEAKQLDLGTLPSDAAALLRTWLVQSATCGLRYKWVDMGPVFWPRWVRHTDCDEAGSARTCSFPSGMVCRRAQVTYVKILAWHCWGREEHVGECARQAKGAGETGACFWRKCLWRQVPYPVVTACKCACK, encoded by the coding sequence ATGCGCTATAAGACTGATTGCATTGAATCCATTTGCATTTCAGCACCTTTTTTTAGACTTTCCTGTGCCGCCTGTATCAAAATGAATGTATGTTTCAGTTGGCACTGTACTTTTCTCTTGTTGTGGACCAGTGTACCTGTGCGTGTCCTCTCGTCTGGTGACGGTGGACCTACCAAAGACGCTTTGATGAACATATTGGACATAGAGCCACAGTTGTCTCTTTTGCGTAACAGGGACCTAATTACTTCTGCGCAGGGAGTTCGTCCTTATACTCTCTTGCTAAACAAAGAGAACTACCATTACGGCCCGAAGCCCAAGCACCGGCGACCTGCTAGGCTCTTTCGTCTTTTGGGTTCATCTTTCGACCCGTTCTGGATGGCCATCGAACGGCCAGCCGAAGCAGACACGCGTCTGTCGGCTGGTGGGTTATTGGACCAAACCTCACCAGGGAACCACACGTCGTCCTTTACAAACTCCACGACAAGCAGCAGCTTCAACATCGCGGGATCCACCGAGCTGACGGCGAGCGCTGCGCGGTATCGGCAGAAACTAGAAGAGGAAGCGAAACAGTTGGACCTGGGCACGTTGCCGTCCGATGCTGCAGCTTTGTTAAGGACCTGGCTGGTGCAGTCGGCCACCTGCGGTCTGCGCTACAAGTGGGTGGACATGGGTCCCGTGTTCTGGCCCCGCTGGGTACGGCACACGGACTGTGATGAAGCCGGGAGCGCGCGGACCTGCTCGTTTCCCAGCGGAATGGTGTGTCGGCGCGCGCAGGTAACTTATGTGAAAATACTCGCGTGGCACTGTTGGGGGCGCGAGGAGCACGTGGGGGAGTGCGCGCGACAGGCCAAGGGTGCAGGCGAGACGGGTGCGTGCTTCTGGAGAAAGTGTCTATGGAGACAGGTTCCCTACCCAGTAGTTACAGCGTGTAAATGTGCCTGTAAATAA
- the hmox1b gene encoding heme oxygenase: protein MEAHQKSQLAEGTSVTDSDLSEQIKEVTRECHVRAENTQLMLAFQKGQVTLPQYKLLLCSLYKIYEALEEELDRNRTHDGVAPIYFPQELARLESIKKDLENFYGPAWKEQLVVPAATLRYAQRLREIGREHPEYLVSHAYTRYLGDLSGGQVLGRIAQKSLGLKSGEGLSFFSFPGVSSPNLFKQLYRSRMNSIVLTQLQKEAVLQEAVTAFELNIQVFDDLQNLLSTSGETELRQRHTTHSLKTPEPCTSRSVEVPPSLVSSSQFLRMLFGLAVLLTVGMGVYAF from the exons ATGGAAGCCCATCAGAAGAGCCAACTGGCTGAGGGAACCAGTGTCACAGACAG TGACCTGTCTGAGCAGATTAAGGAGGTTACGAGGGAGTGCCACGTCCGAGCTGAGAACACCCAGCTGATGCTGGCCTTCCAGAAGGGTCAGGTGACCCTGCCACAGTACAAG CTCCTCCTGTGCTCGTTATACAAGATCTATGAGGCCCTGGAAGAGGAACTGGACAGGAACCGTACCCATGATGGTGTCGCACCAATTTACTTCCCCCAGGAGCTGGCCAGGCTGGAGTCCATCAAGAAAGATCTGGAGAACTTCTATGGTCCAGCTTGGAAGGAGCAGCTTGTTGTCCCTGCTGCTACACTGAGATACGCTCAGAGGCTCAGAGAG ATTGGCAGGGAGCACCCGGAGTACCTCGTGTCCCACGCTTACACCCGTTACCTGGGCGACCTGTCGGGGGGTCAGGTGCTGGGCCGCATTGCCCAGAAGTCTCTGGGGCTGAAGAGCGGAGAGGGTTTGTCGTTCTTCTCCTTCCCTGGCGTCAGCAGCCCAAATCTGTTCAAGCAGCTGTACCGAAGCAGGATGAACAGCATCGTCCTGACGCAGCTCCAGAAGGAGGCTGTCCTGCAGGAGGCCGTCACCGCCTTTGAGCTCAACATCCAG GTGTTCGATGACCTGCAGAACTTGCTGAGCACTTCAGGGGAGACTGAACTGAGGcagagacacacaacacacagcctAAAGAcgccag agCCCTGTACGAGCAGGAGTGTGGAAGTACCACCATCCCTGGTCTCCAGCTCACAGTTCCTCAGGATGCTCTTCGGTCTGGCTGTGCTTCTGACGGTCGGCATGGGAGTCTACGCATTTTAA